The genomic segment CTCAATAGAAAAATTTGCCTTTGGCGGTGAAGTACTTGGCGATAAAAAAGCTCAGAACTGGTTATTGGGAGGTAGATATACAATAAAAGATGGATTGATGGTTGATGCGGGGTTTGCGAGTGATTTTAAATTTGAGGCAAAGACTGCAACTTTCGGTGTCCATTATGAATTTTAGGGATTTATTCAAAAAGGCTAAAGCCTTGCCCTACAGAGGCAGATGCAATCTTGTTTGTAGGGCAAACAAAAACAATTGAAAGGAGAAAAATGTTGCAAAATAGGACAAAATTATTGATTGGTATGGGGCTATGTTTGATTCTTCCATTATATGCACATTTTCAGATGATAATTCCCAGCACTAATATCGTTGAAGACCAGAAATCGGCAAACATCAATCTTCAATTAATGTTCTGTCATCCATTTGAACAGGCAATTATGAATATGGATAAACCTTTGCAGTTTGGGGTTCTAATCGGCGGTGAAAAAAGAGAAAATCTTTTAAATACGCTCTCAGAAAAGAAGGTTGATGGTTTTTCAACCTGGGACGCAAATTATAAATTAAAACAACCCGGTGATTATGTGTTTTATGTTGAACCCGCACCCTACTGGGAACCGGCTGAAGAAAAGTTTATTATTCATTATACAAAGACCGTGGTGAACGGATTTGGAATGCAAGAAGGATGGGATGCGGAAATCGGGCTTGAAACAGAAATTATACCATTAACCCGTCCTTATGGGTTATATGCGGGAAATGTATTTTGCGGATTGGTAAAGGTAAATGGTAAACCCGCACCGTTTACCGATGTTGAGATTGAGTTCTATAACATTGATAAAAAATATAGCGCACCCAAAGAACCCTATATTACCCAGGTGACAAGGACCGATGCCAATGGTGTATTTGTCTATGCCATGCCCAGACCAGGGTGGTGGGGTTTTGCAGCATTGAGTGAAAGGGAAACGAAGATGCTCAATAAACAGGACAGGAAAGAATATCCAGTGGAAATCGGGGCGGTGATATGGGTTTATGTTGAGGAGATGAAGTAAAAATGGTTATTGGGTTGGGGTTGAGAAGAGGTATTATATGCATATCGCTGAAGGTGTTCTAACTGTGCCGGTTTTAATAGGTGGGGCTTCCATTACAGTAACCGGAACAGCAATCGGTTTAAAAAAAATTGAATATAAAGATATGCCGAAGATTGCTGTCCTTTCTTCTGCCTTTTTTGTTGCTTCGCTAATTCATATTCCAGTAGGACCGACAAGCGCCCATTTAATTCTCAACGGACTCGCAGGAATAATATTGGGCTGGGCTGCATTCCCAGCCCTTCTTCTGGCTTTATTCTTGCAGGCGATACTCTTCCAGTTCGGGGGATTGACAACACTCGGGGTGAATACCGCAACAATGGCAACTTCTGCCGTCTTTTGTTTTCTGATTTTTAAGAAATTGGTGGAGGTTCAAAGCCGATTTTGGAATTTTGTTGGTGGTTTTCTCACCGGATTTTTGAGCGTTCTTTTAGCCAGTTTTTTCGTCGCAATCTCTCTTGCTCTTAGTGGCGAGGTATTTATGCCTGTAGCGAAGATGATTATAATTGTCCATATTCCGGTGATGATTATTGAAGGTATCCTTACCGGATTTGTGATTTTATTCTTAAAAAAAGTTAAACCGGAATTACTTTGAAATATGTTTTCATTAATACCCGATTGAGCGGGTGTAAGGAGAAAAGATGAGGTTCATTAATTTCATTCTCTTATTATCCATACCACCCATTTGTTTGGCGCATAAGATCAATATCTTTGCAACAGTAGAAGGAAATAAGATTTATACCCAATCTTATGCCAGCGATGGTGGTAAGATTAAGGGTGGAGAGATTGAAGTTTATGATAAGAGTGGTAATAAACTTCTCAGCGGAAAAACCGATTCGCTTGGTGAATTTTCTTTTGTCATACCTAAAAAAGATGATTTAAGAATTGTGGTCATCGGTGGTATGGGACATCGGGCTGAGACAATAGTGAGTGCCGATGAACTGCCGGAAGTAAAAAAGGAAATTGCGGTAAAGGTAGAAAAAAATGAAAGGTATAAAGAAGCCCCAAAGACAGAGACCGCGGTAATTGATACCACCTTATTGGAAAGAATAGTGGAAAGGGTAGTTGATGAGAAAATCCGTCCGGTATTAAGATTGATTGCCGAGCAGAAGCAAGAGAAAATTGGCATTACTGAAGTCGTGGGCGGCATTGGATATATCATCGGCATAGTCGGCATTATTGCATTTTTTATGAAGCGAAAGAACAATGTTTAATGAATATATAAATGGTAATTCTATAATCCACAGATTTGATCCGCGCATAAAGATCATTTATGCATTTGTATTTTCTGTGATTATTGCCCTACAGAATGAATTGATCCCTTCGTTAATCGGACTTTTAATCAGCATTATTTTGGTCATGCTTGCGAGGATAAGATTCGTGGAGATAATAAATAGATTACTGATTGTTGATAAATTTCTCCTACTCCTCTGGCTCGTTCTTCCTTTGACATATCCAGGCGAACCATTATTAAAAATATTAGGTTTGAAGATAAGTCAGCCAGGTGTTTTGTTTACATTATTATTGACCATAAAGGCAAATGCAATACTTTTGATTCTTATCAGTCTTATAGCGACATCAAGTATATTTGATATCGT from the candidate division WOR-3 bacterium genome contains:
- a CDS encoding DUF4198 domain-containing protein — protein: MLQNRTKLLIGMGLCLILPLYAHFQMIIPSTNIVEDQKSANINLQLMFCHPFEQAIMNMDKPLQFGVLIGGEKRENLLNTLSEKKVDGFSTWDANYKLKQPGDYVFYVEPAPYWEPAEEKFIIHYTKTVVNGFGMQEGWDAEIGLETEIIPLTRPYGLYAGNVFCGLVKVNGKPAPFTDVEIEFYNIDKKYSAPKEPYITQVTRTDANGVFVYAMPRPGWWGFAALSERETKMLNKQDRKEYPVEIGAVIWVYVEEMK
- the cbiM gene encoding cobalt transporter CbiM, with the translated sequence MHIAEGVLTVPVLIGGASITVTGTAIGLKKIEYKDMPKIAVLSSAFFVASLIHIPVGPTSAHLILNGLAGIILGWAAFPALLLALFLQAILFQFGGLTTLGVNTATMATSAVFCFLIFKKLVEVQSRFWNFVGGFLTGFLSVLLASFFVAISLALSGEVFMPVAKMIIIVHIPVMIIEGILTGFVILFLKKVKPELL
- the cbiQ gene encoding cobalt ECF transporter T component CbiQ — protein: MFNEYINGNSIIHRFDPRIKIIYAFVFSVIIALQNELIPSLIGLLISIILVMLARIRFVEIINRLLIVDKFLLLLWLVLPLTYPGEPLLKILGLKISQPGVLFTLLLTIKANAILLILISLIATSSIFDIVHSLLHLKIPEKLVFLFFLIYRYLWVLYDEYEKIMRAAKARGFKLRNSIHTYKTIAYIVGSLLVKSYNRADNLYRAMVGRGFCGKFWLLEHFKFSPLDFWGILILTIAGFIIIIV